From the genome of Triticum aestivum cultivar Chinese Spring chromosome 1A, IWGSC CS RefSeq v2.1, whole genome shotgun sequence:
acttgctgCTCTAATACTCTCCACACAGCTGGCGTCTACATTAATATTTAAATAACTAGCAGGAGGAGGAGTCCAAGCCTTCTTAGTTGCCACACCATTAGAAACCCCTCTTACTCCATCCAATGGAACTTTTAGATCGCCCCCAATTATGGTCACATGGAGTTAGAGAACACAAATCTATACCCTCctaaacaaggcctaggtttcccAACCTTTGTAGGTGAGAACAAGAGTCGGAGAATCAAAACATACAACCACGTTGGCTGCTCCGTAGGACAACAATTAAGACAAACAAACAACAAGAAAAAATGACCCCAGGGAAGAAGATATGGAATTATGGATCCCCCACAAGCCTCCTCAAGTATCAGAGCACTACGTTGGCCCTAGTTGATGGTTGGAGAGGCATGTAGGCATCAGTCGTGTAGTGCCACACATGAGTTTAAACAGCTTGTCTGATTAGATACGATGCTTGTAACTGCCACGAGTAATGAAAATTTTATGTTCTCTTGTTAATTTATTATTGCATCATCAAATCATCATGGAGGACGGTTCAGCTCTCAAAACATTACCAATCCCTAAATAAATTACATATTTAAGAAATTGAATAGATTTTCATCTATTTCAAATTTGAGAGGTTCCACACGGAGGAATTTCTTAAAACCCTAGATATAACCTTCCTATTTTATTTGAAAGCTACCAGATTCATTCCATAATTTCTGGATCATTTTATCACACTCTTGTATTTCAAACCCAAATATGAAATTAAAtgcattattttcatgaaaacataaatatgGTTCCCGGCCTAGTAAAATTGCAGAGAAGCTTCACAAAACATTTCAACAAATTTGGACTTGGTTTGGTACTTTAACTATTTTCAAAACAAGAGtaaatattttatttaaaataGAAATAGGAAAAAGGTTGTAGCCGCACTATTTACACCCATTCCGCCCAATGCGACACCCCATGTCATCTACCTCTGTACAACCGCTCATTCGGCGCGCAATGTCATATAGGCCACAAATTTTATGATTAGAGAAACATCCCCTGCATCTATAAAGATGCACATAGCCACTTCAAAAAACAAAAAGCAACTCCTCATACACACGGCAAAGTATCATGGTGTTGAAACCCTGAAGCTTGGGCAGATTTGGAGAGTAGGGGATGAAGAGAAAATCCAGATTTGGGAGGATGAATGGATCCCACTATCCCCATCGAGGAAGGTAATTACTCCTAAAGGAAATAATCTTCTAACTCGGGTGTGTGTGATGTTATAGACCCTGTAACAGGAAGCTGGGATGAACCACTGCTTAGGCAAACCTTTTTGGAAATGGATGTCCAAAGGATCCTTGCAATACCCCTTCCCTTGCATGAGATGACATATTTTTTAGCGTGGAATGGAGCAAGATCAGGGATCTTTTTATGTACGTTCTGCCTACCATACTGTTTGGGACTCCCAATTTGGCCATAATATTCAATATTCGGAAGGACCTTCTACCCAAAGTGACACATTCAACTTAGTTTAGAGCCTTTTGTGCTAGTCAAAGATCAAATTTCTTTATTTGGAGAGTGTTACACAATGCGATCCCATGCCGGTCTCTTCTAGCGAATAAGCACCTCAAAATTAACCAGAGTTGTCCTGCATGCAACCAAGGAAGCTACACAATGAAACACCTACTATTTGAATGCAAAATTGCATTGGAGGCTTGGAAATCTCTCGGTCTAGAGGATGTCATCAGGAGAGCAGTAGACAGGCCGGTGAAGCTAGTTTGGAACACTTGTTATGCTTGAAGGACAATGAGATTCATATACTGGGATTGCCAACGCTGTGAGAAATTGTGGCAACAGCAGCGTGGTACCTTTGGTAGGAAAGGTGGAAATTGACCCATGGTGAAGATACCCAAAGTACAGCTCAAATAAGTTTGCTGTGAGAGGTCTCGCGACAAATTTCTTTATATCATGTAGTCCGAAGCTTGTGCGGAAAGTGGCTAGTCGGGTGAAACCAAGGTATGGATATGTCAAACTAAACGTTGATGCTGGCTCCGACATTGATACGCTCGAGGGAACAGTTGGCGTAGTTCTCAGGGACCACAAAGGACAGTCCGTTGCCGCTGTTAATGAAAAACTAGATACTTGTTTTGATTCCTTTGTAGAGGAGGCGATAGCCGTTTTGGTATGAATCTTGCGTGAACTTTGGGATGTAGCAAAACTGAATTCTGATTGGGTAATGTGGAGGTTGTTGAAGCTTTGAAAGAGGGAAACTCTACTTCTATTGCTAGTGCATTTTTCTATGATTGCTACTTTATGTCCATAGATTTTACCCATGTAATCTATGATCACTGCTTTAGAGAGAgtaacttagtagctcatgaattagctaggttagctaaaTTATCTCCTTTTGAATTATGGATGGATTCTGCTCCTAGTGCAATCATTCCAATCCTTGTATATGATGCTACTATCTTGACACATGAATACAGGAGGAGATTATTGTAAAAAAATGCCAGGACACTAGCCCGCCTTCCTCTATTCGCTCGTTCCTTCGTGTAGGGTCTTCCCCTCTAAATCGCGTTGTCACAGCCATGGCCGAGAGTAGTGTCACCATGGTCACCTTTTTCCCTATAGTTGACGCAACCACCATCGTCCTCTCCTCATAGAAGCTCACCAGCTACACCGCCGACTCAACTAAGTCGTCTATACGCGAGGAATAGGACCAAGAAGCACCATAGCCGGCCCttgcttcatcttcttcctctacgGCCTCCGATGCAAGTATGGTGGAGACGACCGCTGCCCATTTCTAGAGGGGAATCGGGCTACTGACACGGACCCAGCAGCAACGGCATGTCAAGTGGGACAGACAAGCagcgatggatccgctcttgcccTGGTGCGTGTTGCGCCTTTTGCTCTGTGGCACTCCATCGGTCTTGCAGTGCGGCGCGCCGCAACCTCTCGACGCTGACGCACCTATCTTGCTCTATAGCGCTCCACCGATCTTCTTCTGCGGCACGCCGCAGCCTCTTGGCGCTGACACAACTATCTTGCTTTGTGGTGCTGCCACGCCCTGCATCAAGGGTCTGCTCAATCCTAGCGATGACGTGCAGTACGACGTCGTCCGGTGCCTTGCCGGGGACGCTCTCGGCCTCGATGAGCCGTGGCCCCTGCATCGGCTCGTTTTCCTTGTTGAGGCAGTGCTTCGACAGGTTGTCATGCTTGGAAATGGTAGAGGGCTGTAGGTTGCGCTAATTGTGCATGCGTGCGTCGCGCGGTGCCTAGGCTTATGCCCAATCGCTGGTAGCGAAAAACCGATGGGTGAGAGGCGAGGAACGGTGGCGTGTTCGGATAACGTCATTAATAAATAACTTAAAAAGGAAGAAAGCATGACTTAGAACAACACGTGCGCACACATTGCTTACCCACGGATATGATATACCCATGTGCCCAATAAAGCACACAATTGACACCAAGAATTGTATATGCTGTCATGAGTTAACACTTAACACACGGGTTTTCTATACAAACCGTGTGTGTTACTTTAAAATCATCACACACGAGTATTCATATCACACATCATGTGCGATGTTCGAAGACATCACAAACAATTTGCGTAAGTAAATCGTTTGCCAACAATGCACACATATATACTATTTGAATCATGCGTGTTATGACGACATATCACACACGTAGAAAGTAGAATTATAGTTTAGTGTGTACCTTATATCACACACGGTCTATATACCAACATCATGCCCGATGGATGGGCCGTCGAACACATAGTTTTCTAACACATGAGTATATTTTTTTACCGTTCGCAATGTGTTCATTGCTGTGATAGATGTGTCGTCTTGGGCCCAATCTACAGTAGTGATCGCATATAATTGGTTCCTGACAACCGTTTGCCACTCAACGCATGTGGCTTGTGTGGCGGAACTCTGTGTGTGTTTTTTTTTTGACTTATCGCAATCAGTTCTTTCAACAGAAACAGAATTGtgtgccctatatcacacacaatcTTCTCAAATTGTGCATAATTGATCGGCCATAGGAAAAGTTTATTTATCTGGCTTacatttttatttttctattgTTTACGGTTTCTACATCGCACATAATTCAGTTCAAAGATGTGTGATAGGTGTATCTTCATGAGTTCATAGCACAGTTTTGCACTAGTGTCCTTTAaacctgtttggatactctaacttagttagaggttagagttagattctaactctgaactaaccctgaactaactctagtcaaaaaagtgtttggatggcagggttagatgaaGCGTGGATACGGCGAGACGCCTTTACGGGCGgtgtgagagggagggagggagaggacgagaagcttcgagaaAGTGGGGAGGGATTTGCTGCGGGTAGAGCGAGAGAAAAGTGTGGTTTTTAGTGGTCCCGAGAAAAACTAACCTAAATAAgtacctcttggatgggttagattttttgaatgggttagatgcatctaacccaaactaaccctcctgtttggatatttttggttagttgagtccaaactaattcaaactaactctaacccatgaatCTAAACAAGACCAAAATATTTTTTACGGACCAAGGAGCTATTACCCATCTTAATTAAAAACGAGTAAACCTCCAAAATTTCACCGCTGTCACCCACGATGTGCACGCAGTGCCTGCCAAGGTTCAAGCAGAAACCAAACCAGTGCACCTAGCCCACGGGTTGAAACAGGCCTGCCCTATCGTGGATCCACGCATGTGCCATCCTATCACGGACTCCTGTCCCATTCCGCCCATCTCCCGAAGAATACCACCATTGTCTCTCGTGGCGACCTCTATATAACGCCAAGACCTAATAGCCAGACTCACACACTCgcagtagctagctaggtgcttgACCTACTACTGCTCGTGACCAATATGGCGTCCAAGGTATCGGCTTCATGTGGCCTCTTCCTTGCCCTTAACCTCCTCTTGTTTGCAGTGACCAGTGCCTGCCCAAGCTGCGGCGACTCGGGCAACAATGGTGGCCACGGGAGCAGCGGCGGCGGgagaggtggtggcggtggaggtggcagcggcggaggagggcatggaggcgggggtggcggaggccatggaggcggcggcggcggatatgGAGGCGGAAGCGGTGGAGGAAGTAGCGGTGGTGGGATCATTGGCGGCGGTCCAGGTGGTGGCATCATCGGCGGGGTCCCTGGTGGCGGGATCATCGGCGGCGGGAGCGGTGGTGGTGgaagtggcggcggcggtggtggcggtggcgggtatggaggaggaggcggcggcgggacgAGCGGGTGGTACGGCAAGTGCCCGACGGACGCGCTGAAGCTGCACGTGTGCGCCAATGTGCTGGATCTGATCAAGGCGAAGGTGGGCGTGCCTCCGTTGAACGACCGGTGCTGCCCGCTGCTCAACGGGCTCGTCGACCTGGACGCTGCCATCTGCCTCTGCACCGCCATCAAGGCCGACGTGCTAGGCATCCACATCAACCTTCCCATCCACCTCAGCCTCATCCTCAACTTCTGCGGCAAGGGCGTCCCGACCGGCTTCATGTGCCCTAACTAATCCCGGCGATACTATTGAGTTCGCGCGTATGATCTCCCACAAAGAAAAGGAGACACGAGAGGTCACgtccacgcatgcatgcatgatctCGACGAAGTGCATGCATGCGTTCAATAATCAAAAATTGTTGCTTTGGTTTAGttgttttatatttatttttaaCGTGCGAGTCGTAGCTTGTGGTAGTGAccattgcattttgttttgcatgGAATGTGTCCGTTTGTAGTTGGTGTTGGTGTTGTTACATTATCTTTCCCTAATTATTGATTTGAAAGATGCATAGCATCTAATGAATTTGATTTAGTATTCAGTTTTGCTACCAAGATACAACATAGTAACATGTGATTGTTGGATCCGAGTCAAGGGAAATTTGACCAAATTGCAATCCATTGTCTTTGTTCTTAGACCTTCTATTTCTCTATGTTACGAAACCCCCAAGTCTCATCTTCAATTGCAGTTCAATTACAATGTCACATCATTTTAATAGTTACAAGACATCACATGATACTTGCTTATGATACTACAATGGAAGAGGTCTTAGGCTAACTCGTTGTACCAATAAACCGAGATTTCAGATCTAAAAAGTAGAATTTGACCACTCAGGCGGACTAAGCCTAGCTTAGATGGTAAGTTTACTGTGGGAGAGAATTTATGGTACGTAGGAGTCCAAATTAAGTTTTGTTTGCATTTTTGTGTTTCTTGTGATGAGGGCTTTCAAATAAATTCTATTTCGATTACATCTTGTTGAGTTTTTCAAACTTCGATAACTATTACATCTTGTTGAGTTTTTAAAACTTCAATAACTTTTAACTCATAAAACTTGGTACGATTGAATGACAAAGTCATAAGTTTCAAAAACTAAGATGTTAAACATGGTGTCCCATCGTGCGGAATCCGGCGGCTTTGCAGATCGCGAGGCAATCCGACATGGCTGGCAGGTGCGTGCCCCCACACCTGCTAACTTTCGGGTTCCTTGTGATGGAACAAGCTCACCCGAGTTCGAGAGCTAAACTAGGGACGTGTGTTCGTGTATTTCTTGAATTTATTCTAGGCTCTTCGATTCGACTCTTTCAGTGGTAAGATGTGCTTGTCGACTAGGAGATGTATGGATGGCTTCCTCAATCTCAAGATCTGCCAGTTAATTAAGGTCTCTCAGAGGTAAGGATAATGTGCGTACATATGTTTATAGAAATGAGTGTGCGTGCGTGTTATGAGTGTCGGTGTACTGTGTTTCtttaaataaataaaaggaaaaaaaacttgACCACTGGGGAGCGGGGAGCGAAGAATGCAGACCTCATgctctaagggcatcttcaacggcaaCACGTAAATTTCCCCCCGCATCCGTTCGCGGATAGGGAGACCAGTCCACAGACACGGATACGGAAGGTCGCCATCTAACGCTTTTCACATACATTTTAAACTCTTTGCAACGGACTGGATGGAATTCATGCAAACACgccggatttcatacaaacatgacggattcaCTTGATTTCGAACATTTAGAGAAAAAAACGACCCGACCCTATACCTATCCTACACACCGGCGGCGGCCGGCTTCCGAGCCCTTGTCATCCTCCATCCGCCGTCTTCATTACCACCAGCGATAAGACCGATTAAGTgcaggtgcggtctccggcgaggaagagtagaacacgggagacggaccggcccacATTGGACATAAGGCCCCGCCTCCCGTGGCCTACTCATTCTCGAAGGAGTCCGCGACCTGCCTGTCCccggtggacgtgaggtccacgATGGAAATGGTAGCGTCGGTGTTGTCGTCGTCCCACCAGGCCGCCTGATAGTTCGTCGGCGGCACGGATGGCGTTCTTCTCCCCCGCGATCGCATGCAGTTGTGCCTCCGCGGCGGCCGCTTCCTAGCGAGCGGCGGCTTGAGCGCGGACGGCATCATAGATGGCACGCTGCTCCGCGGCGAAGTTGGGGTTCGCCGCAGCCATGGCCGCCAAGGCCTCCTCGCCGTCAATCTGGCCCTCCTCCAGTCGGTGCTGCTCCAGAAGGAACATGTTCTACCGTTGTTCCTCCTGTGCATGCTGGAACACCGACAAAGGTGCCGGCGCGGGCCGCACCTCCGCCATGGCGCCGTTGTAGTGCGCATGTGCCTGCTTCATGGTGAAGCCGACGTGCACATGAGGGTCATCCTCTTCGTTGAAGACCTCGGGCATGTTGTCCGGCATGCCGGACTTGATCCTCCTGGTACGGCGGCTCGGTCAGGCAGCGGCAAGGGCGGACACCACGTGCTTCATCTCAGTGGGAAAGTCTCTCCCACAAAACTTCGCCGCCCGCAGTCATGGCGGATGTAGTACAAGGATGGATGATGGGGAGCGGCTAGTGTTGTGGAGTGGAGTTAGCCGGGTGTGGCCACCTTTAAATAGCGGATTCCGGTGAGGTCAGGCGTCCAGGTGCATCAATGCGCGGCgctggagtaggtttctcggccGGCGAGTCTGTTTAATGGCGGCATACGGACGGACAGGGCATTGAACGGGTGTGGTAGATATCCGCCCCGTTCCATCGAGTAACGCATCTCTGGCATTGAACAGGCGCGGACATCGAAGACGCGTCGCGGACGGCACCCTCGGCCGGGGTGTCACTTTAGTGGCGGAGCCAGTGAGAGATCACATCCACGCTGAGCCGTCTTCAATATGCAGCGCCACGCTTTACAACGGTATGGATGTGGGTAGCTCGCGCCGGACAAAAACGCGCGAGGGGGAgtgggaaccccccccccccccccccggttgtcTCCGGCTTATAAGGGAAAACGCGTCCGGACTGTCTGACGGACCGATACAAACTTGTGTTGAATAATTTCTACGATCCGAACGGATGCGGGAGGTTTGAAGGAAAGATGCCCTAACCACTTCCTCTGTAGTCATGATGAGTACGGTACCACCAAAGCCGACACGTTAACAGTGTTGGAGTAGTTTATTTTTGAAGATCGAGTGCAAGTTGATTCTTGCTATAAAAATGTATCCAAGCACGGAATCAAGAACACAAACTGATCAGAGGAATCATCATGTCCGCGTCCAGCAAATCCTCTCCCCCAGCACGTGCACTGTCTCAGACATTCTTGTTGTGCTGAATGCAACTTGCTGGTCACGACCTCAGTTTTATGCAACGATCCGTGTTGTGATCCCAGGGGCACTCTCGGCATTTCCTATACGGCGCCCGTGGCACCCGTTATAGGCATGTACAGTGGGTCTAGTAGCGGGCTGGCCCATTGTCTGTTCTGCTCACCTTTTCTCTGCGTTTTCATTTGGGTTTTCtacgttttctttttttcttttttcttttctttaatgcatgatttttttaaaattgatggtttataaaattgatgaactttttctaaaattcAATCAACTTTCTTCAAAATCAATTATTCTTTTTCCAAatacgatgaactttttaaaatttgatgacaTTTTTCAACTTCGTGAACTTTTGTGAAGTTTGTTAACTCTTttccaaaatccatgaactttttttatttttcatgactTAGACTTATTTTGGTTTTTTAAAAGTCGACGATCAAATGCGATCGGTCAAAATGTGATCGAgcgatgtggggggggggggggggggggggggtcaagtgATCAAGCGCTCGTCTTCTACATGGGGGCATGTGAGCGCTGGCTCCTCCAAGTGGCGCTTAAGGCACCACATAGGAGCTCCTGCCATTCTCCTCCAAAGCCACGTCCGAACTACTTCGGGATGGGAATGGGTCGGGCTGCTCTGGCCTAGACCTAGTCCCTGTTGGCCCCTCTGTTCTGTTCAGGGAGATGGAGCCAACCCAATGGTCCAATATCGAGTGGCCTCATGTTTTATTGGCAATATGATCAGACCCATCTTAATACTAGATTGCACAAGA
Proteins encoded in this window:
- the LOC123133416 gene encoding putative glycine-rich cell wall structural protein 1; this encodes MASKVSASCGLFLALNLLLFAVTSACPSCGDSGNNGGHGSSGGGRGGGGGGGSGGGGHGGGGGGGHGGGGGGYGGGSGGGSSGGGIIGGGPGGGIIGGVPGGGIIGGGSGGGGSGGGGGGGGGYGGGGGGGTSGWYGKCPTDALKLHVCANVLDLIKAKVGVPPLNDRCCPLLNGLVDLDAAICLCTAIKADVLGIHINLPIHLSLILNFCGKGVPTGFMCPN